The DNA window ccagtctgcgttatagtctccccaatgtagaggaggcaacattgtgaacagcgaatacagtatactaaattgaaggaagtacaagtctcACCTGGAAGGACTGTTTAGGGCCTTGGACAGCGAGgggagaagaggtaaaagggcaggtgttgcatctcccatgcttacatggaaaggtgctgtaggaaaggggGGAGGTTTTGGGAATGACTGAGGAAtggacggagggaacgatcccttcggaatgctgaaaggggaggggaggggaagatgcatttggcagtggcatcactctggaggtggcagaaatggcggagaatgGTCTGTCGAATACAAAGGCAGgtggggtggtaggtgataattttagatcataacccgtgcccccatttttttcttttatcatgtttttttttgctggtttgtttccCCCAAccgcttgtttctttcttaatccctttactttgtattTGGACAGCTGCTATTCTGTCATTTATAGCTaattcagacacatcttttgtttctttacttggtttTGTAGCATGAAAGCTTTTGTCGTGTATTctatcctgccctccaccctatcacacacctttcccatTGAATAGTGCATTTGGCATGATTTTCAAACCAGATCAGCACCATGTGCAATTGTAACCTTTCTCATATCTATTGTATCAATATTACCTGAGTCTGTGCGACTCTGAAacttgccctgttagtcctcctactgagattgatagatttctgttgggtaagttgatcaaggaatatggagaaaaGGTGGGTTACTGGGGTTGACGTGTAGATCAgacatggtctcattgaatggcagaacaggcttgacggATGAAATGagctactcctgttcctctgtttgTATGATCCTTTGTTCCTATGTTTTGTATGCTCCTATATTCATATTCTTATGTTCATGTGTTCCTATCTTCAAGTGCTGCCATGTTCCTTTGTCTGTTTACAGGTGCCAATCCGAGGAGCAAAACGATAGATGGACATACTGCTCTCCACATGGCGGCGTTCATGGCCAGGACAGAGTGTATTGATGACCTGCTGCTTCATGGAGCTGACGCCGAGGGTGTTGACAGTAAAGGGCGAACATTATTGGATATAGCTGGCATGACAGGTCGCCAGGAGAACATCGGCAAGATCTACCAGATCCAGTGGATGAAGCGGACAGCTGGCCAGAAGCCCGTTAGCCTCATGGGCAAGTCGGTTCTCTTCGCCCACCAGATGTTTGACTCCACGTTGAAAACATGGCGTTCGGGCACCCACGGCAAGCTCTACATGTCCAATTTGCTGAAATCGGGTGATCCCCGGGCAGCCGACACCAGACCATGGAAGCACCCGGGCCCAAACCGGGCTGGGAAACTCCAGCCCACTGGCACTGCCAGGACCCCCAGGCATGCAGTTAGTACCAAACAGGCTCAAAAACCCAAGGCCATGGGCCTTGGCAATGCCCAGGTGGGGAAGCCACCCACACAGCCCCAGGATGCTTGGCAGAAAGAGACCACTGGCACCAAGGCTCATGGGAACAGCAATGTCACCCAAAGACCAGACACCTCATCAGCTGGCATTAGGTCAGACCCACTAACTGCTGCTCACCCCCTCCACAAAACCCCCACTAGGACAGGTAAAGCAGGGGCAAGTAGGAAGAAGTGATGGGGCGGGGGTAAGGGGTGATGGGGGGGCAAGGCATgaggggaaagggaaagggaaagtgaaggggagggaggagtgaaggaggagggaggacagagtgCTGGAGGAGAGGAGCGAGAGTTGATGGAGCAGGGAGGAGTGATGGAGGAGGATGAGTGATGGAGGAGGGAAGCGTGATGGAGGAGAGAGGAGtgatggaggagggggaggagttgtggaggagggggagggaggagtgatGGAGGAGGGTTTGTCGGAATAAGGCATGGGAAGATATCAGGACTGAAGATGTGATGGGGTACTGGGGTTAGTAGTGATCATCCTGTAGGCCTGACACTGAGTGCCAGTGTGAATGAAGCCATGTGTTTATTGGTGATTGACTCACTGCAGGGCACCAAGCTCTAATACTGACTGCAGTACATTCTCTTTACCCTCCTCAGGTCCATTTCACTGCCATGATCAACCATTTTACATCATCCAGCTGTTCAATATATAGATATAGAGGTAGAAACTAACGCCCAGATATGCTAAACCAAAACATTCCCAATCTGAACCCAGCAATTTGACGCAGTTCTTTAGTAGGGGTGCCAacaacaaaataaaaaaaaaatcttacccAATGGTCTCtaattttgcatatttaaatttggaGGAAAAAGATAATGTGCACGTGTCTCTGG is part of the Heterodontus francisci isolate sHetFra1 chromosome 16, sHetFra1.hap1, whole genome shotgun sequence genome and encodes:
- the LOC137378251 gene encoding ankyrin repeat domain-containing protein 60-like; this translates as MLHERTFGLKVQLEDTGEIFPVQKCHNNMMIGELKSTLELVTGIPTNLQRLFYMDDGEMPDNVTLQFNGIIKDSTIKMKTWHQDGWQKLLHAAAHGDINELVSLGVTKNSKYTTPNSKRMNDMQREAWIAERASVALFIAAHRGHIDVVKFLLMNGANPRSKTIDGHTALHMAAFMARTECIDDLLLHGADAEGVDSKGRTLLDIAGMTGRQENIGKIYQIQWMKRTAGQKPVSLMGKSVLFAHQMFDSTLKTWRSGTHGKLYMSNLLKSGDPRAADTRPWKHPGPNRAGKLQPTGTARTPRHAVSTKQAQKPKAMGLGNAQVGKPPTQPQDAWQKETTGTKAHGNSNVTQRPDTSSAGIRSDPLTAAHPLHKTPTRTGKAGASRKK